A portion of the Toxoplasma gondii ME49 chromosome VIIb, whole genome shotgun sequence genome contains these proteins:
- a CDS encoding ribosome biogenesis GTP-binding protein YsxC protein (encoded by transcript TGME49_257390) encodes MFLDNASVRLALNANGDCSVDFFQISERSTLHFPLSLLEPEIPRLCPQGFTPCLPQCCLFFVETFLFSPFLPVFSSYFSSFLSSPSLLLSFSLASSSVPISPAPRRRLSAFGISPSPSASCTAIMGALSARGSSFPRCVSARAFARRPGLNLFPLCDGIRGEVKRQKRETPRLPPRKSQVPTGRTAEDPKSSAPRYREEGRQHARTGGGGRWLGDGELDQDARAEELSGRGGERIAKGRGVDEDAKDGGTNRATNRGGGCPACFRSHLRRSTQRLLFIDDMSSFQRDLGLHVSDFSTLCRSSKPRFFSSLSPNWTFLAPGVPCADASPVASCTSRFSPCASGRRGAERLSRTTPSWRLSSSSSHLSPHTSLEDAASSFASSFSSSFSSSVYRAPSSSRSSSLSAASLQPGSSASLSQVPPGVSVSSELSSPRSWLLSPAFSRSLLSCSLSKFSSRSSRRRSSPVSYPLGLLPSDAPTPGARADVSSSPSPASLSSSLAASRPSFHKRLKDVRKVDRHVQARVVQLGLGAPRNTGEKRQQILHGDRSLSARCPVFLGQLKPRLEKWRTALREEELPPPTLPEIAFAGRSNVGKSSLLNELAGRRLTSLVTSRPGTTQQLHFFKAGSPPVLCLVDLPGYGFAKAAAATRLQWTEFSLYYLKTRKNLRRVFVLVDARHGLKESDKEMLHFLHRWGVSWQIVLTKADLVKPKDLVKTLMLVKEDAKAFRHQAADPIAVSALRHQALDVLRREMDELKIDKEIVKHGIRVRIHSKLEERRLRQQLKAAKKKAAKGQERREEETERLLTQPSVWAMAAGKGAHVESQQAVDGTETDSSSIVERARRRWNLDESSSQGEAMSGNVDSEHLRERGGSEDTGDKEQLSLDAFIECTEVGRGSWHHRHSLETTEELLLSASSAFSESPPLAANADSREEATHALKDGWNSEGESPQLLGRKRSRRRASGRLPSSRQEEPFLSPSPAFFAAADAAAELALGLSPSGSKEDGTRLGESASRESLDSGGKAEPREGVSRNAPMSPLSSLSAVSPPSSVLASSPPVVDVHAGVSSLVRGEEYDGLRPPPSSVAVNFDLSGCPEVSRQSVSHASEEREEVESKGGGEGTQTMRTSSYETEGRFPLQLSRHAPKSEDKGQPDQSEFPFLTDASSSELDSLLSSESLDDDEDPSCVLHRSMQGFRASASSSQTESLLSRAASVRLRRAVEETKEICQNHWRAERMGKTSVAFELTEKASSAAEEDENDDESPSSSFPSLAAARQAASARKRQTTSGVSPRLSGVALGQKGDVLLLEDAGSHTGGGASAAGRRGRHQRRNLAGEESGGFGLADPLEQAPEPGRYTGDYERDMRQSWDRRKRMELDDLGNIPARPLRLDSRSSEELQRPAERPRPFWRRRKEADAAALSAEAGFIGLDPKALQRPVRGIQKRKLLRRLSRMRLHHLRLQPESVSKRLVASVGKEAKADFTAPGIIAKEEHKKGGKNYTWEEAMRKWKRWARKHKADAAVYGRPNKRQLLEEQMQMVERKLFRQRVAMTKKEQNEAPGAGLVREFKRRKREARELARGLEASQNGSSHGSVAVKTKKQSPRSRRLQRKNEKKLAELEAFREWKIQQDNRRRGR; translated from the exons ATGTTCCTCGACAACGCCAGTGTTCGCCTCGCTCTGAATGCGAATGGCGACTGTTCCGTCGACTTTTTCCAGATTTCCGAACGGTCGACTCTCCACTTCCCCCTGTCGCTGCTCGAGCCTGAGAtccctcgtctctgtccccAGGGATTTACGCCCTGTCTCCCTCAgtgttgtctcttcttcgtggaaaccttcttgttttccccttttctcccagtcttctcgtcttatttctcctcttttctctcctctccttctctccttctctccttctctctcgcctcttcctccgttccCATTTCTCCGGCAccgcgtcgtcgcctctccgcTTTTGGaatctctccttctcccagTGCGAGTTGCACGGCCATTATGGGCGCGCTTTCTGCTCGCGGATCTTCCTTCCcccgctgcgtctccgctcGCGCCTTTGCGAGGCGACCAGGCCTCaatctgtttcctctctgcgatGGGATTCGAGgagaagtgaagagacagaaaagagagacgccgcggcTTCCGCCGCGAAAGTCGCAGGTCCCCACCGGCCGCACCGCAGAGGACCCCAAGAGCAGCGCGCCTCGCTACCGCGAAGAAGGTCGACAGCATGCGAGAACAGGCGGAGGAGGCAGATGGCTGGGAGACGGAGAACTCGATCAAGACGCACGAGCAGAAGAGCTTTCAGGAagaggtggagaaagaatagcaaaaggcagaggagtggacgaagacgcgaaggatGGAGGCACCAACAGAGCTACGAATAGAGGAGGGGGCTGTCCTGCCTGTTTCCGTTCACATCTGAGACGATCAACGCAGAGACTGTTGTTCATCGATGACATGTCTTCTTTTCAGAGAGATCTCGGTCTCCACGTCTCGGATTTCTCTACTCTCTGCCGTTCGTCAAagccgcgtttcttctcttctctctctcccaaCTGGACCTTCCTTGCTCCTGGGGTCCCGTGCGCGGACGCCTCGCCAGTCGCTTCCTGTACcagtcgcttctctccctgtgcGTCAGGTCGTCGCGGAGCAGAGCGACTTTCTCGAACGACTCCTTCAtggcgtctttcttcttccagttctCACCTTTCTCCTCACACCTCTCTGGAAGACGCagcttcctctttcgcttcatctttctcttcctctttctcgtcctctgtctatcgcgctccttcttcgtctcgctcttcttcactctctgccgcgtctctccagcctGGGAGCtcagcgtctctgtcgcaggTTCCCccgggtgtctctgtctcttctgaaCTCTCGTCGCCTCGAAGCTGgctcctttctcccgccttctcgcggTCCCTCTTGTCTTGCTCTCTTTCCAAGTtttcctcgcgttcttctcgccgcagaTCCTCTCCAGTCTCCTACCCCCTGGGGCTCCTGCCCTCTGACGCGCCCACACCTGGCGCTCGCGCTgacgtctcttcttctccgtctccggcctctctctcgtcttctctcgcggcttCGAGGCCTTCTTTTCACAAACGCTTGAAGGATGTTCGCAAAGTCGATCGTCACGTACAGGCGCGTGTGGTTCAGTTGGGACTGGGGGCGCCGCGGAacacaggcgagaagagacagcag attctCCACGGAGACCGCAGCCTGAGTGCAAGGTGCCCTGTCTTCCTCGGGCAGCTCAAGCCTCGCCtggagaagtggagaacggctctgagagaagaagagttgcCGCCTCCGACTCTCCCCGAA ATCGCCTTCGCAGGGCGGTCAAACGTCGGGAAGAGCAGCCTGTTGAACGAACTCGCGGGTCGTCGCCTCACTTCTCTCGTGACAAGTCGACCGGGGACCACGCAGCAACTTCACTTCTTCAAG GCAGGATCGCCGCCTGTCCTCTGCCTCGTTGATCTTCCTGGCTACGGGTTTGCAAAAGCAGCCGCAGCCACTCGCCTTCAGTGGACTGAGTTTTCTCTCTACTACCTCAAGACGCGCAA AAACCTGCGGCGCGTGTTTGTTCTCGTCGATGCGCGACATGGTCTGAAGGAGAGCGACAAAGAGATGCTGCATTTCCTTCATCGCTGGGGAGTGAGCTGGCAAATTGTCTTGACCAAGGCGGACTTGGTCAAGCCGAAAGACCTCGTGAAGACGCTCATGCTG GTGAAAGAAGACGCCAAGGCCTTCAGACACCAAGCTGCAGACCCCATCGCCGTCAGCGCTTTGAGGCATCAAGCTCTTGATGTTTTGAGGCGCGAGATGGACGAGCTGAAAATCGACAAAGAAATTGTCAAACACGGCATTCGCGTGCGG ATCCACAGCAAACTGGAAGAGCGGCGACTGCGGCAGCAACTGAaggccgcgaagaagaaggcggcgaagggccaggagaggcgagaagaagaaacagagcgtTTGCTCACTCAGCCCTCTGTGTGGGCCATGGCTGCAGGCAAAGGCGCACATGTCGAATCTCAACAAGCAGTCGACGGCACCGAAACAGACTCGTCTTCGATCGTGGAGCGCGCGCGGAGACGGTGGAATCTTGACGAGTCTTCCTCGCAGGGAGAAGCGATGTCGGGGAATGTCGATTCagaacatttgagagagcgaggaggctCGGAAGATacaggagacaaggaacAGCTCTCTTTAGACGCCTTCATCGAGTGCACAGAAGTCGGTCGAGGAAGCTGGCACCACCGCCACAGCCTGGAGACCACGGAggagcttcttctttcagCCTCAAGTGCTTTCTCAGAATCGCCTCCCCTTGCTGCGAATGCCGACTCACGGGAAGaagcaacgcatgcactcaagGATGGGTGGAACTCTGAGGGCGAGTCGCCACAACTTCTCGgccgaaagagaagcagacgacgagCAAGCGGCcggcttccttcctcgagacaggaagagccttttctgtctccttctccggctTTCTTCGCAGCTGCCGATGCAGCCGCTGAACTCGCTCTGggcttgtctccttctggcTCAAAAGAAGATGGAACGCGTCTTGGTGAAAGTGCGTCGAGAGAGTCTCTGGACTCCGGTGGAAAAGCAGAGCCGCGCGAAGGCGTCTCCAGAAACGCCCCCATGTCCCCGTTGAGTTCCCTTtctgctgtgtctccgccttcttccgttcttgcttcttctcccccagTCGTCGATGTTCACGCAGGCGTGTCTTCTCTGGTGAGAGGCGAGGAATACGATGGACTGCGACCTCCACCGTCGTCCGTCGCTGTGAATTTCGACTTGTCGGGATGCCCAGAGGTCTCCCGGCAAAGCGTGAGTCACgccagcgaggagagagaagaagttgAAAGCAAAGGAGGTGGCGAAGGAACACAGACGATGAGAACTTCGAGCTACGAAACCGAGGGCAGGTTCCCGCTTCAACTGAGTCGGCATGCGCCCAAGAGCGAGGACAAGGGCCAGCCAGATCAATCCGAGTTCCCTTTCCTGACTgacgcttcgtcttctgagCTGgactctctcctttcctccgaGTCgctcgacgacgacgaagatcCTTCCTGCGTGCTTCACCGCTCGATGCAGGGATTCcgtgcctctgcttcttcctcccagACGGAgagtctgctctctcgcgcggCCTCTGTCCGTCTGAGACGAGCtgtggaagagacgaaggaaatcTGTCAGAACCACTGGCGGGCCGAGCGAATGGGGAAAACGAGTGTGGCTTTTGAACTGACGGAGAAGGCGTCGTCtgcagcggaagaagacgaaaacgacgaCGAGTCTCCCTCGTCGTCATTTCCTTCCCTTGCCGCGGCGCGTCAGGCTGCGAGCGCGCGAAAGAGGCAGACAACTTCTGGAGTCTCGCCGCGACTCTCAGGCGTCGCATTGGGACAGAAAGGCGACGTACTCCTCCTGGAAGATGCAGGGTCGCACAcaggcggcggcgcctctgcggcAGGCCGCCGCGGGAGACACCAAAGGCGAAACCTCGCGGGTGAGGAGAGTGGAGGATTTGGCCTCGCAGATCCCCTTGAACAAGCACCCGAGCCGGGAAGGTACACCGGCGACTACGAACGCGACATGCGCCAGTCCTGGGACCGACGCAAACGAATGGAGCTGGACGACCTAG GTAACATCCCGGCGCGTCCTCTGAGGCTCGACAGTCGCAGTTCTGAAGAGCTGCAGCGGCCAGCTGAACGCCCGAGGCCGTTCTGGCGCCGGAGGAAAG AAGCGGATGCGGCGGCCCTTTCGGCTGAAGCTGGATTCATTGGCCTCGATCCAAAGGCGCTGCAGAGACCCGTGCGAGGCATCCAGAAGCGAAAGCTTCTCAGACGCCTCAGTCGCATGCGCCTCCACCATCTTCGGCTGCAGCCAGAGAGCGTGTCTAAGAGACTCGTGGCGAGCGTCGGAAAAGAGGCCAAGGCCGACTTTACAGCTCCAGGGATCATTGCGAAGGAGGAACACAAGAAGGGAGGCAAGAATTACACCTGGGAAGAAGCGATGAGGAAGTGGAAGCGATGGGCGCGGAAACACAAAGCGGATGCAGC GGTGTACGGGCGCCCCAACAAACGACAACTCCTAGAAGAGCAAAT GCAAATGGTGGAGCGGAAACTTTTCCGGCAGAGAGTGGCaatgacgaagaaggaacagaatgAGGCACCTGGCGCCGGGTTAGTTCGTGAGTTCAAACGACGGAAACGCGAGGCTCGGGAGTTGGCCAGGGGCCTTGAAGCATCGCAAAACGGCTCGAGTCATGGTTCTGTGGCCGTGAAGACTAAGAAGCAGAGCCCGAGGTCCAGACGCTTGCAAAGGAAAAATGAAAAGAAACTCGCTGAACTCGAGGCCTTTAGGGAGTGGAAAATCCAGCAAGACAATCGAAGACGTGGTCGATGA
- a CDS encoding hypothetical protein (encoded by transcript TGME49_257420), which translates to MSAAPRTAICGLSIAFRPRACLLCARVSPPAVGDSHGESGRKQNSFCAFPRMPREDYSEQVGDERNHAQPQEPSEIVGAERADREGSALAAGSTRECLKEDRLQRRRGRDMETTRARQSGGDRTRVSQEMKTSRFSFEVCEARGRLRQTRADPRVSQESRSRGAPVSLGGGTLASHLSLSFLPIDSSFLSRWPHAGRPFAGSLAFPLATLKCFLSSSSSSSASSNSSSSSSSSSSSSSSTSDTLSSGSASCRSSTNASNLVSLFSSSSLSSSQNSQLAAVLNFTAELLSRLEKPHEHGPVHTNVMLGYVPPPYSPPSSSSPSSSSPSSSSPSSSAPSSSSPSSSASSSSFSASSSPVACALSTPAVSLPRADSLSTTTSAFDVFSHIELTEDAVRLEFKHTGHPLYQLLTRVKILTEGWEFPVELLLAFDKAQEGEKTPESTSERERRTVEGQSEAVAHEEEDADALWHSSDQQLFWLRPRPARPELSQREEREVRQSSKRTSPLSSSSRPPSPSPSAQQAVVFDMASSVEENRENGGGRGTTDEAREQGDSEAAREKERKTEENAWWEGRALVRDVINCTSAGGGATVVLDRELFTARMVKLKAALTKKKQEEEGNGRPQEQG; encoded by the coding sequence ATGTCGGCGGCTCCGCGGACTGCCATCTGCGGCCTCTCGATCGCCTTCCGGCcccgcgcctgtctcctttgcgcgcgtgtgtctcctccggcgGTGGGCGACTCTCATGGCGAGAGCGGCCGCAAGCAGAACTCGTTTTGCGCCTTTCCTCGAATGCCAAGAGAAGACTACTCGGAACAAGTCGGTGACGAACGCAATCACGCTCAGCCACAGGAACCTTCGGAAATCGttggagcagagagagcagatcGAGAAGGCAGCGCGCTCGCGGCAGGGTCGACGAGGGAATGCCTGAAAGAAGACaggctgcagagaaggagaggcagagacatgGAGACAACGAGAGCGAGGCAAAGTGGAGGAGACCGAACGCGCGTTTCGCAGGAGATGAAAACAAGCCGGTTTTCCTTTGAAGTTTGTGAAGCAAGAGGACGATTAAGGCAGACGCGCGCGGACCCCCGAGTGTCGCAAGAGTCAAGGTCTCGGGGCgctcccgtttctctcggagGGGGAACTCTCGCGTCGCACCTCTCCTTATCTTTCCTCCCAATCGAttcatcttttctctccaggtgGCCTCACGCTGGTCGCCCTTTTGCCggttctctcgccttccctttGGCAACTCTAAAgtgctttctgtcttcgagttcttcttcttcggcttcttcgaattcctcgtcttcttcatcttcctcgtcttcttcgtcttcgtctacGTCTGATACATTGTCTTCGGGTAGTGCGTCCTGTCGTAGTTCGACGAACGCATCGaatcttgtttctctcttcagttcttcttctctttcttcttctcaaaACTCGCAGCTGGCTGCCGTCCTGAACTTCACCGCGGAGCTCCTGAGTCGATTAGAGAAGCCTCACGAGCACGGCCCGGTTCACACAAATGTGATGCTTGGCTATGTCCCTCCACCTTACtcacctccttcttcttcctctccttcttcctcttctccttcttcctcttctccttcttcctctgctccttcttcctcttctccgtcttcctctgcttcttcctcttctttctctgcttcttcctctccagtcgCTTGCGCGTTGTCGACTCCTgcagtttctctgcctcgggcagactctctctccacgacGACCAGTGCATTTGATGTTTTCTCGCACATCGAGTTGACAGAGGATGCTGTACGTCTCGAGTTCAAACACACTGGCCACCCGCTCTACCAGCTCCTGACTCGTGTGAAGATCCTCACTGAAGGCTGGGAGTTTCCTGTGGAGCTTCTGCTTGCCTTCGACAAGGcacaggaaggcgagaagacgccagAGAGCACGAGCgagcgagaacgaaggaCGGTGGAGGGACAAAGCGAGGCGGTTGCccacgaggaagaagacgcggacgcACTGTGGCACTCCTCCGACCAGCAGCTCTTCTGGCTGCGGCCGCGGCCTGCGAGGCCTGAGCTGTCTCAGagggaggagcgagaggTCCGACAAAGCAGCAAGCGgacttctcccctctcttcttcttctcgtccgcCGTCGCCCTCGCCTTCAGCGCAGCAAGCCGTTGTGTTCGACATGGCTAGCAGCGTCGAAGAAAACCGCGAGAACGGGGGTGGCAGAGGAACCACggacgaagcgagagagcaaggggacagcgaagcagcgagagagaaagaaagaaagacagaggagaacgcCTGGTGGGAAGGCAGAGCTCTCGTGCGGGACGTGATCAACTGCACTTCCGCTGGTGGCGGGGCGACGGTGGTTCTTGATCGGGAGCTCTTCACAGCTCGCATGGTGAAACTCAAAGCTGCtttgacgaagaagaagcaggaggaggaaggaaacggacGACCGCAGGAACAGGGATag
- a CDS encoding hypothetical protein (encoded by transcript TGME49_257380~Signal peptide predicted by SignalP 2.0 HMM (probability 0.668) with cleavage site probability 0.429 at residue 20), translating into MLAPTFFFPVPLFLCDPCFAFANKRKACGFFSCDFLLRSPEMFQLRLSVFLLLVLSATTSLCPSACVHGAESPTMEEKVKTVTFTDPPHDKVYTTTVNVSSIPAHLKLLIESSAGSGGYAFMAHDVLKGINRQPSLELEPLAEDEMRERLQRSVSKHGVTVGKPAIEHMKNMPGAPQTYAAPVEVTQVGDYTVIVSSVRPWAPRDAAGYYVVHIHATD; encoded by the exons ATGCTAGCCCCGacatttttctttcctgtgcCTCTGTTTTTGTGCGACCCGTGCTTCGCTTTCGCTAACAAGAGAAAGGCTTGTGGCTTTTTTTCCTGTgattttctgcttcgctctcccGAAATGTTTCAGCTTCGACTCtccgtgtttcttctcttggtTCTCTCAG CAACAACATCCCTCTGCCCGAGCGCGTGCGTCCACGGTGCAGAATCACCCACAATGGAGGAGAAAGTAAAG ACCGTGACATTCACGGATCCACCGCACGACAAGGTTTACACGACAACAGTTAACGTGTCTTCGATTCCGGCCCACCTGAAATTGCTCATCGAATCGTCTGCGGGCTCCGGAGGCTACGCGTTCATGGCCCATGATGTTCTGAAGGGGATTAACAGGCAGCCGAGTTTGGAATTAGAGCCGCTAGCCGAGGACGAAATGCGAGAGCGGCTGCAACGCTCCGTCTCCAAGCATGGCGTTACTGTGGGCAAGCCTGCTATTGAGC ATATGAAGAACATGCCCGGAGCCCCGCAGACCTACGCCGCCCCTGTGGAGGTGACGCAAGTTGGCGATTACACTGTCATTGTTAGCAGCGTGCGGCCGTGGGCGCCCCGCGACGCTGCAGGGTATTACGTGGTCCATATTCATGCAACGGACTAG